A part of Candidatus Thorarchaeota archaeon genomic DNA contains:
- a CDS encoding formylmethanofuran dehydrogenase subunit A: protein MSRSLLLQNCRVYDPLHHIDGEIMDIPIRDGKIVDSVPESASRIDLSGLTVMAGGVDIHTHILGSKLNTARAMCPEDHRADPVAATKKTRSGVGFTLPSSFVTGYRYSTMGYTTVTEPAVPPVKALDCWEELHDLTNVDIAMLPMLGNNMITFDFVQQEDLPGLAAYVSWILHSTGGLGVKVVNPGGTYAWAHGKNVRELDTEIPDWRITPRMILTSLCQAVEMLGLPHPLHFHPNNLGKVGNVETTIAQLESLKHIRGHNGRKHIVHLAHISFDALGMVEGGRPEWKDVHSGGLQLAEYANANDHFTVDLGQITFGPATTMTGDGPFQFSLYELTHSKWANMTVDVELPGGAGIVPYTYDPKSPTNAVQWAVSMEYALNIRDIWRCALSTDHPNAGPFTKYPLVLSWLMSKRQRDRWLTEMHPSVGQRSTVAESDREWSLYEVAIATRAAPAVILGLQATKGHLGVGADADIAVYDLRPDDIQRDPDRIVRAFSSAHLTVLGGRVVVKRGEVASTPHGRVWSSSPQVEESLHRRVVGEVRERFSRWYAHSFDNYAVPVRYRAAFETPMATPSVAES, encoded by the coding sequence GTGTCACGCTCTCTACTGCTCCAGAACTGCAGGGTGTATGACCCACTGCACCACATCGATGGTGAGATAATGGACATCCCCATCAGGGATGGCAAGATAGTGGACTCCGTGCCCGAGAGTGCCTCAAGGATTGACCTCTCCGGGCTCACTGTCATGGCTGGCGGTGTCGACATTCACACTCACATTCTCGGGAGCAAACTGAATACCGCTCGTGCAATGTGTCCCGAGGATCATCGAGCTGACCCGGTAGCGGCAACAAAGAAGACACGCTCCGGTGTGGGTTTCACATTGCCGAGTTCATTCGTAACCGGCTATCGCTACTCCACAATGGGATACACCACTGTGACTGAACCGGCTGTGCCTCCCGTGAAGGCTCTCGACTGTTGGGAGGAGTTGCACGACCTGACGAACGTGGACATCGCCATGTTGCCTATGTTGGGCAACAACATGATAACATTCGACTTCGTCCAACAGGAGGACCTGCCCGGTCTTGCAGCCTACGTCAGCTGGATACTTCATAGCACCGGTGGCCTCGGCGTCAAGGTGGTTAATCCCGGCGGGACCTATGCATGGGCTCACGGGAAGAACGTGCGGGAGCTTGACACCGAGATACCCGACTGGAGAATCACTCCTCGCATGATTCTCACATCGCTTTGTCAGGCGGTCGAGATGTTGGGCCTGCCACATCCTCTGCACTTCCACCCGAATAACCTGGGAAAGGTGGGTAACGTCGAAACAACCATTGCCCAGCTGGAGTCGCTTAAGCACATCCGAGGTCACAACGGACGGAAACACATTGTGCACCTTGCCCACATCTCGTTCGACGCTCTTGGAATGGTTGAAGGCGGGAGGCCTGAGTGGAAGGATGTACACTCCGGAGGCCTCCAGCTTGCCGAGTACGCCAATGCAAACGACCACTTCACAGTCGACCTGGGGCAAATCACCTTCGGGCCTGCTACAACCATGACAGGTGATGGTCCCTTCCAGTTCTCTCTGTACGAGCTCACGCATTCAAAGTGGGCGAACATGACCGTGGATGTAGAGCTTCCCGGTGGCGCAGGCATCGTGCCGTATACCTACGACCCAAAGTCCCCAACGAACGCTGTACAGTGGGCGGTCTCAATGGAGTATGCCCTCAACATCAGGGACATCTGGCGATGCGCTCTGAGCACAGACCATCCCAATGCCGGGCCTTTCACAAAGTACCCTCTGGTCCTATCCTGGCTGATGAGCAAGCGGCAGAGGGACCGATGGCTGACCGAGATGCACCCGAGCGTCGGTCAACGCTCCACCGTTGCAGAGTCTGACAGAGAGTGGTCTCTGTACGAGGTGGCGATAGCAACCAGGGCTGCACCAGCGGTGATCCTAGGGCTGCAGGCGACGAAGGGTCATCTCGGTGTGGGCGCGGATGCGGACATCGCCGTCTACGACCTGCGTCCTGACGACATTCAGCGTGACCCCGACCGGATTGTCCGTGCATTCAGCTCAGCCCACCTCACAGTGTTGGGCGGGCGCGTTGTGGTGAAGAGAGGTGAGGTGGCGAGTACTCCACATGGTCGCGTATGGTCGTCAAGTCCTCAAGTGGAGGAGAGTCTACATCGTAGGGTCGTCGGCGAGGTGAGAGAACGATTCAGTCGATGGTATGCTCACTCGTTCGACAACTATGCTGTGCCTGTACGATACCGTGCTGCTTTCGAGACGCCCATGGCTACTCCGTCAGTTGCTGAATCTTGA